gggcaggatgacgtgagatcccagggatcgagtaggagcagcaagagtagccgcagtagcaggagtagccgaaataggagcttggagagattccagttagagctccagatgcagcaacaacgagaggacaaggagagacagttccagctggaaaagatgaaattagaactccagatgaaaaatgaagcagagaaggaaaaagaaaaaaccaggctgaaagtagaaaaagaaaaaaccagactggaaataggaaaagagaaagcaagactagaggtggagaaagaaaaagagaaaaccagagtaagagaactgaagttggaacaggagaaagaaaaagagaaagcaaggctagaggtggaaaaagaaaaagagagaacaaaacaaatgcagatagaagcgaacagaaccttggctgagcaaaggattgaacatgggttgccagagagcaccacccaggtatcacacccaacagatgttagggttagggagaaggacattcccttgtttgtgcccgaagaggcagagagcttcttcgagcattttgagaaagtagccagtatcaaggagtggccacaggaggaatgggcccagctggtccagttaagattgaccggtgcagccagggaggcatacacccaattgtcactggaagagtgccaggattacgccacagtaaagagcagcatattgcgctcgtttcagttaaccccagaagcttataggaagcgcttcagagagatgatcaaagttggagcatgtacgtttgctgagacagcaagggatctggaaagacgattccagaagtggattgaggctgctggagttggatcttacgctgacctgaagcaactgatggtcatggagaagttcctggagatgatgcatcctgaaacaaagttcaagatccaagaagcagggataaaggaggtgaaagatgccgcagatagggcggatatgattactgaagcgtacaagagcttaagggaaaacagagtgagaagcgaggtgagacgcagcaatggcagatccaatggagtctggggaggaagaaattatgagagacccagaagagtctgggatgagaaaaattttgataaatgggcagataaaagtaagtaccctaaaactcagaagagtaggtcgcgcacttcgtctgaaagtgaagatggaggagcaaaacgagaaactaatcgttatccgggaaatcaagagtccagtaaagctccacagagtacgagtagtacgtctggcccgaggaactctcatgtgagtgggcagagtcagagctactctggtacatatagaagagacttttcccagatgagatgttacaattgtaacggattgggtcacgtgatgcgagattgtcggcagggcaagagagttgtgaccctggccatgtgtgaccccggaagtaaatatactaatgtgttccgagacaaaccacagaagatgaacttagtgaacgagaggtataggccgttcatgagcaaaggttggatcagtgtaggaagccaacctgaggtagaagttggtatcttaagagataccggagctaatcagagcttggttacgagaagcctgattgggaatgatcgacggttagctggcaggagtaagatgagagtatatgggttattgtcggagagtgacatgcccgtttgtactgtctagctaaggtcggaatatgtgtcggcagaggtgatgttgggagtgtgccccgacatacctgttccaggagtccaagtgatcctggggaatgacttgtgcgggacaaaggtgttgccaagagtcatagcggagactgtgccagaggagtgcccagaaggccactgcacgggtgggacgcctgagagtgtgaacctgactgacatccgaggagatgagtcaggagaccgccaagccattgaaaaccctgtctcggtagtgatgaaggcagaggtggccgacgagggagacactggagaaggtgagacagtgtcgattaaaccggtggaagatatcgatgtagatatatcatggcggtttgatgaaggtccagcccaggagaatgaagtctcggtgaggtcgaaagtgaagatggcccagccgaagaagaatcatgtgaagagagcggacctgagtagagcccagcccgctgaaattaagagtcggaaggtgaatgcaactgtgctgagtatgaatgaggaaagatgtggacatactgaggacgggagtagagcgtcacgttgtccacgagcacagaggcatagggatagtggagttaagttgtttgagatgtcaggagtcgacgtgtttcacagaaaacgtggcggagggatagtgaagaagagtaatagccgggaaaatgaaaggagaagagacagtatgtgtggagagatgcttacgagcacacaaggagaggtaaagcgacatgtacggtcgagtgctgttggatgtagcacAGCGCTCGGAGAAGCTTTTAGGGaaagaagaagagttgaaggagaagaaatggagttgtatagaggtgaaaagtgtgggaagaggatgatgatgcaagcatggatggatagaagaaagccaaggactcgatggaggtcaaacaggatgaggtctcggataaatgaggagacgaaagggagaatcgtcggtgaagacgagggagtgaagtatgatgacaggagacgaaagtataatggcagtatatggaagtgtgaagacgacagaggaggtacagacagtagatgtctgactctggacgtgaagagaagaagacgaggaaacggagggtggaaacaataagtagagtggaccgatggagtgcaggcgtcctaggACAGCCTGGCCgagaggtgtcagagaggtcaaatcgtttatgagaagatcatgtttctggagagttgtgagccagatgttgcaaggtgcaacgaattaattgtaga
This DNA window, taken from Procambarus clarkii isolate CNS0578487 chromosome 76, FALCON_Pclarkii_2.0, whole genome shotgun sequence, encodes the following:
- the LOC138357087 gene encoding caldesmon-like encodes the protein MDKVQAFVESGKPEDLEGCTRDQLKQIAEKCGIRLKASKVAGMKDEILRQLRARSEAAEQGAQEGAESRKEDDGQDDVRSQGSSRSSKSSRSSRSSRNRSLERFQLELQMQQQREDKERQFQLEKMKLELQMKNEAEKEKEKTRLKVEKEKTRLEIGKEKARLEVEKEKEKTRVRELKLEQEKEKEKARLEVEKEKERTKQMQIEANRTLAEQRIEHGLPESTTQVSHPTDVRVREKDIPLFVPEEAESFFEHFEKVASIKEWPQEEWAQLVQLRLTGAAREAYTQLSLEECQDYATVKSSILRSFQLTPEAYRKRFREMIKVGACTFAETARDLERRFQKWIEAAGVGSYADLKQLMVMEKFLEMMHPETKFKIQEAGIKEVKDAADRADMITEAYKSLRENRVRSEVRRSNGRSNGVWGGRNYERPRRVWDEKNFDKWADKSKYPKTQKSRSRTSSESEDGGAKRETNRYPGNQESSKAPQSTSSTSGPRNSHVSGQSQSYSGTYRRDFSQMRCYNCNGLGHVMRDCRQGKRVVTLAMCDPGSKYTNVFRDKPQKMNLVNERYRPFMSKGWISVGSQPEVEVGILRDTGANQSLVTRSLIGNDRRLAGRSKMRVYGLLSESDMPVCTV